Proteins encoded together in one Halothermothrix orenii H 168 window:
- a CDS encoding YitT family protein, whose protein sequence is MKTKLKLSKKQLFIDYLGITMGSILTALGLTLFLIPNKIAAGGVSGLATVIYYLFDLPVGITMLLINIPLFITGIKVLGASFGARTVYGIITLSIFTDLFQPLVPALTNNLLLSAIYGGVLGGLGLGLVFRFKGTTGGTDMVARLINHYTGMSMGQGLLLADGFVVALAGIFFNVEVALYATLTIFINSKTIDLVQEGLDISKVALIISRHSLKIKDEVLSSLERGVTGLKGYGGYTGEDKDVLLCIISRSEVTKLKRLVYNIDPEAFVIITNAHEVLGEGFKEAD, encoded by the coding sequence GTGAAAACAAAGCTAAAACTCAGTAAGAAACAGCTTTTTATTGATTATCTGGGAATAACGATGGGCTCCATCTTAACTGCCCTCGGGTTAACCTTATTTTTAATTCCCAATAAAATTGCTGCCGGTGGTGTCAGTGGACTGGCTACAGTAATATATTATCTCTTTGATTTACCGGTAGGTATAACCATGTTATTAATAAATATTCCTTTATTTATAACAGGGATAAAGGTTCTCGGGGCTTCCTTTGGGGCCAGAACAGTCTATGGAATTATAACCTTATCTATCTTTACTGACCTGTTTCAGCCCCTGGTACCTGCTCTTACCAATAATCTGTTACTATCTGCTATATACGGTGGTGTCCTGGGTGGCCTCGGTCTGGGATTGGTATTCCGCTTTAAAGGAACCACCGGTGGTACTGATATGGTGGCCCGCTTGATAAATCATTATACCGGAATGAGTATGGGACAGGGTTTGTTACTGGCTGATGGTTTTGTAGTTGCTCTGGCCGGGATATTTTTTAATGTAGAAGTAGCTCTATATGCGACCCTGACGATTTTTATTAACAGTAAAACCATAGACCTTGTTCAGGAAGGTCTTGATATCAGTAAAGTAGCTTTAATAATATCCCGTCATTCTCTAAAGATTAAGGATGAAGTTCTGTCATCCCTGGAACGGGGTGTAACTGGCCTAAAAGGTTACGGGGGATATACCGGTGAAGACAAAGATGTTCTTTTGTGTATAATATCACGGTCAGAAGTAACCAAATTGAAGAGACTGGTATATAACATTGATCCTGAAGCCTTTGTTATAATTACCAATGCCCATGAAGTACTGGGTGAGGGTTTTAAAGAAGCGGATTAA
- a CDS encoding WecB/TagA/CpsF family glycosyltransferase, protein MVTGNRVDILGIKVDNVSMGEAISKVVKYIEEGGRCRLIVTPNSEIIVRARRDSNLAHILNMADLTIPDGAGVVLASRLIKPALKERVAGFDLMKELLKEAASKGLKVFFLGGKQEVIKKAVANIEKKYPGLKISGYHHGYLNKELENKVIGEINTLKPHLIFVGMGVPRQEEFLYNNLTELKAGVAMTVGGSFDILAGNLKRAPRWMQKNHLEWLYRLRQEPKRIIRMMALPRFVYLVFKKYLKDRL, encoded by the coding sequence ATGGTAACAGGAAATAGGGTAGATATTCTCGGGATAAAGGTTGATAATGTTTCTATGGGAGAAGCCATAAGTAAAGTTGTCAAGTATATTGAGGAAGGGGGCCGTTGCCGCTTAATTGTAACTCCCAATTCTGAGATTATTGTCAGGGCCCGGCGGGATTCAAACCTGGCCCATATTCTTAACATGGCTGATTTAACAATTCCCGATGGAGCCGGAGTGGTCCTGGCTTCCCGCCTGATAAAGCCGGCCTTAAAAGAAAGGGTTGCTGGCTTTGATCTTATGAAGGAATTACTTAAAGAGGCTGCGTCAAAAGGTTTAAAGGTCTTTTTCCTCGGTGGTAAACAGGAGGTTATTAAAAAGGCTGTTGCTAATATAGAAAAAAAATACCCCGGCCTTAAAATAAGCGGGTATCATCATGGTTATCTTAATAAAGAGCTGGAGAATAAGGTTATAGGGGAGATTAATACCCTTAAGCCACATCTCATTTTTGTCGGGATGGGTGTTCCCCGCCAGGAGGAATTCCTCTATAATAATTTAACAGAATTAAAGGCAGGGGTTGCCATGACAGTCGGAGGTTCTTTTGATATACTGGCCGGTAATTTGAAGAGGGCTCCCCGGTGGATGCAGAAAAATCATCTGGAGTGGTTGTATAGACTAAGGCAGGAACCAAAACGCATTATTAGAATGATGGCTCTTCCCCGGTTTGTATATCTGGTCTTTAAAAAGTATTTAAAAGACAGGTTATAA
- the csaB gene encoding polysaccharide pyruvyl transferase CsaB — MSKIIISGYYGFENTGDEAILLGIISNIRAVNKPVDICVLSRRPEITASRYGVRAINRNNFRAIIQEIKRCDLFLSGGGSLLQDITGWKSIPYYLGLVLIAQLMGKKTAFYAQGIGPVRGTLGRLLIKFVGNRTDLITVRDEASKELLVELGVDQPKIKITVDPVFGLAGKAGYIGKINKNSQLDNIINKDKPVIGVSVRPWGDSEYIKNLASGLNYLSDLSGGQFLIIPMHYYQDKEISYQLKKLLDRPAVVLEKQYTPAGMLSLFSYLDLLVGVRLHSLIFAALNSIPFLGISYDPKVDNFINMVRENYVIDIEDPGVDLLKDTFNRLWSDREAFSKRLDNRLKEYREVALQNAELALNLIEGGYNHGNRK, encoded by the coding sequence ATGAGTAAAATTATAATATCAGGGTATTATGGTTTTGAAAATACAGGTGATGAAGCCATACTACTGGGGATAATCAGCAATATAAGAGCAGTGAATAAACCGGTTGATATCTGTGTTCTGTCCCGGAGGCCGGAGATTACTGCTTCAAGGTATGGGGTCAGGGCTATAAATAGAAATAATTTCAGGGCCATAATCCAGGAGATTAAAAGGTGTGACCTCTTTCTTAGCGGTGGAGGAAGCCTGCTCCAGGATATTACCGGATGGAAAAGTATTCCCTATTATCTGGGACTCGTTTTAATAGCCCAGCTTATGGGTAAAAAGACCGCCTTTTATGCCCAGGGAATCGGTCCGGTCCGGGGAACCCTGGGTCGGTTATTAATAAAATTTGTTGGTAACAGAACTGATTTAATAACAGTCCGGGACGAGGCTTCAAAAGAACTTCTTGTGGAACTGGGGGTGGACCAGCCTAAAATTAAAATAACGGTTGACCCTGTTTTTGGTCTGGCAGGGAAGGCGGGTTATATAGGGAAAATCAACAAAAACAGTCAGCTGGATAATATTATAAATAAGGATAAACCGGTTATCGGGGTTTCGGTCAGGCCCTGGGGAGATAGTGAATATATTAAAAACCTGGCTTCAGGACTTAATTATCTATCAGATTTAAGCGGAGGCCAGTTCCTGATAATACCCATGCATTATTATCAGGATAAAGAGATCAGTTATCAATTAAAAAAACTCCTGGATAGACCTGCAGTAGTTCTGGAGAAACAATATACCCCCGCCGGGATGTTATCACTTTTTTCATACCTGGACCTGCTGGTAGGTGTCAGACTCCATTCCCTGATTTTTGCTGCTTTAAACAGTATTCCCTTTCTGGGGATAAGCTATGACCCCAAGGTTGATAACTTTATTAATATGGTGAGGGAAAACTATGTAATTGATATAGAAGACCCCGGGGTAGATTTACTGAAAGATACATTCAATAGATTATGGTCAGACCGGGAAGCATTTTCAAAACGACTTGATAACAGACTGAAAGAATACAGGGAAGTAGCCCTTCAGAATGCTGAGCTTGCCCTTAATTTAATAGAGGGTGGTTATAACCATGGTAACAGGAAATAG
- a CDS encoding DUF5693 family protein, giving the protein MEGLKKYQKMMFVFLAVIVIITLISSGERYRVERNNTGVDLIIDYKSLQSLVDIRESEGIQFFNELKSAGLNGVAVYENNVETLITEGKAHLLTGEDIDRLKFVTGNVTPVIEYIGKNYDLKGGAVLISDDNGVIDKLKTLAGDWKERYNTSYNKINGQAVIYFPDWKDSYLNLSVGFDRNMVSVLEGMNLKVIPRVSNNLPLEKSIPAWLNPDYIIFEGQEVTGYPGDLDNTVSFMQEENIKFGMIEPFIAYQKGAVDLAHRLNYDVIRVHSIQQEEMAKYSLNKVVNRYLRAVRERNVRILYLKPVIKESVPEKDLLQVNRLFIKTLSAKLVKSGYQPGKATPFNHFKTSRPLLILTGIGVILGFILLLTYLFPHLDIKLILYSGIIMVGGDLILTFLLPETLFRQLLALGASIVFPVLAVISQLLAGDSSQNLMVRYVKTTCITLIGALFVVTSLARTSFLLKVDQFRGVKISFLLPLLIIVYYYIREYIYGDKKLNWMTEIANIMDKNIKVKHIFYTGLLVLGGLVYIGRTGNYPFLPVPPWELILRERLEKLLYVRPRFKEFLIGHPFLYLGLFLKNRVKPGVMYLIIVVLASIGQVTVINTFGHTHTPLIISLIRVVHGLWLGLLIGIILAIACKWVYNKFIRPFHN; this is encoded by the coding sequence ATGGAAGGATTAAAAAAATACCAGAAAATGATGTTTGTATTTTTGGCGGTAATAGTTATTATTACCCTGATAAGTTCGGGAGAACGTTATCGTGTCGAAAGAAATAATACCGGGGTTGATTTGATTATTGATTATAAAAGTCTGCAATCACTGGTTGATATCAGGGAGAGTGAAGGAATTCAATTCTTTAATGAACTAAAATCAGCCGGGCTTAATGGGGTTGCTGTCTATGAAAATAATGTGGAGACCTTAATAACAGAAGGGAAAGCACACTTACTTACCGGTGAAGATATTGACAGGTTAAAGTTTGTCACCGGGAATGTCACCCCTGTTATTGAATATATTGGAAAAAATTATGACCTCAAAGGGGGAGCCGTTTTAATATCAGATGATAACGGAGTTATTGATAAACTGAAAACTTTAGCAGGTGACTGGAAAGAGCGGTACAACACTTCCTATAACAAAATTAATGGACAGGCAGTTATCTATTTTCCTGACTGGAAAGACAGTTATCTAAATCTGAGTGTCGGCTTTGACCGAAATATGGTTTCGGTATTGGAGGGAATGAACTTAAAGGTTATTCCCCGGGTCAGTAATAACTTACCACTGGAAAAGAGTATTCCTGCCTGGTTAAATCCCGATTATATTATATTTGAGGGTCAGGAAGTAACCGGTTATCCCGGTGACCTGGACAATACAGTCTCTTTTATGCAAGAGGAGAACATAAAGTTTGGGATGATAGAACCCTTTATTGCCTATCAAAAGGGGGCTGTAGACCTGGCCCACAGGCTTAATTATGATGTCATCAGGGTTCACAGTATCCAGCAGGAGGAAATGGCTAAATATTCACTGAATAAGGTTGTTAATCGATATTTGAGGGCAGTCAGGGAAAGAAATGTCAGGATATTGTACTTAAAACCGGTTATCAAAGAGTCTGTCCCAGAGAAAGACCTCTTACAGGTTAACAGGCTTTTTATCAAGACTCTGTCAGCAAAACTGGTTAAGAGTGGTTATCAACCCGGGAAAGCAACTCCCTTTAACCATTTTAAAACCTCGAGGCCATTACTTATTTTAACCGGTATCGGTGTTATTCTGGGATTTATCCTTCTCTTAACATATCTTTTTCCCCACCTGGATATCAAACTCATCCTGTATTCAGGAATAATTATGGTAGGCGGGGACTTAATATTAACATTTTTGCTTCCAGAAACCCTGTTCCGTCAGCTGCTGGCCCTGGGAGCCAGTATAGTTTTCCCTGTCCTGGCTGTAATTAGCCAGCTACTGGCCGGAGACTCGTCTCAAAATTTAATGGTAAGATACGTAAAAACAACCTGCATTACTTTAATCGGAGCTCTATTTGTGGTAACCAGTCTTGCCCGGACCAGTTTTCTTTTGAAGGTAGACCAATTTAGAGGGGTTAAAATTAGCTTTTTATTACCGTTGTTAATTATTGTTTATTATTATATCCGTGAATATATTTATGGAGATAAAAAATTAAACTGGATGACAGAAATTGCTAATATAATGGATAAAAATATTAAAGTAAAACATATCTTTTATACTGGTCTACTGGTATTGGGGGGGCTGGTTTATATCGGACGGACCGGAAATTACCCTTTTTTACCGGTCCCGCCCTGGGAGCTTATACTCCGGGAGAGACTGGAGAAACTCCTTTATGTTAGACCTCGCTTTAAGGAGTTTTTAATCGGACATCCCTTTTTATATCTCGGTCTCTTTTTAAAAAACAGGGTTAAACCCGGAGTTATGTACTTAATCATTGTCGTACTGGCCAGTATCGGTCAGGTAACGGTTATCAATACTTTTGGCCATACCCATACTCCTTTAATAATATCTTTAATACGGGTTGTTCATGGATTATGGCTCGGTTTGCTGATAGGAATTATATTAGCAATAGCCTGTAAGTGGGTGTATAATAAATTTATCAGACCCTTTCATAACTAA
- a CDS encoding LmeA family phospholipid-binding protein, with the protein MRRRGYFLETLIFLLVLLVVTQVFLPGLAEKKIKEAFKQRVDGVESLRVNLGAFPALKLVIKRADWVEVRGTNLIVNNLPVTSFKSYIEDVRVTDGEIRGSNTDLNIKITEEDINKFIQKNYPSLNNFTIKLLPGQVFMSGKVGFINIKLTGKFQVAKVNRVSFVPTGIQIEELQLSSEAIAEVINDKEFSFDFRGLGLPVKVEEVLIKSGEVEINGGKSVRKAVSSWKD; encoded by the coding sequence ATGAGGAGAAGAGGGTATTTTCTTGAAACATTGATTTTTCTGCTGGTTTTACTGGTGGTAACCCAGGTATTCTTGCCCGGGCTTGCTGAGAAAAAGATTAAGGAAGCCTTTAAACAGCGGGTTGATGGAGTTGAAAGCCTCAGGGTCAACCTCGGGGCTTTTCCTGCCCTTAAGCTGGTTATTAAACGGGCAGACTGGGTTGAAGTCAGGGGTACCAATCTCATAGTTAACAACCTTCCGGTCACATCATTTAAAAGCTATATTGAAGATGTCAGGGTAACTGACGGTGAAATCAGGGGTAGTAATACTGATTTAAATATAAAAATTACTGAGGAAGATATTAATAAATTTATTCAAAAGAACTATCCTTCACTCAATAATTTTACCATTAAACTCCTACCTGGCCAGGTATTTATGTCTGGTAAGGTGGGATTTATAAATATTAAGCTGACCGGTAAGTTTCAGGTTGCAAAGGTAAACCGGGTTAGTTTTGTACCGACCGGTATCCAGATTGAGGAACTTCAGCTTTCCTCTGAAGCCATTGCCGAGGTTATAAATGATAAAGAGTTTTCCTTTGATTTCAGGGGACTGGGGTTACCGGTTAAAGTGGAAGAGGTTTTAATTAAATCTGGTGAAGTAGAAATTAACGGTGGTAAATCGGTGAGAAAGGCGGTATCCTCATGGAAGGATTAA
- the prfB gene encoding peptide chain release factor 2 (programmed frameshift) has protein sequence MLKDMNYTQKLENLSRRISDLRITFDWDNLLKLREKLNKKMSDPGLWDDNKKAREITRKSKVVKDRIKSLKKLDELREEAEVMIELAEEDETNRELWSEVEDYINSLEEKIDKMELKFRLNGEYDDCNAILSIHPGAGGTESQDWADMLLRMYVRWAESHGYKVETLDYLPGDEAGIKRVTLLISGEYSYGYLKGEKGVHRLVRISPFDSSGRRHTSFASVNVIPEIDDDIEVDIDTGDLKIETYRASGAGGQHVNKTDSAVRITHIPTGIVVQCQNERSQHKNKKMAMMILKARLLELKKEARAEKIEELRGENKEIAWGNQIRSYVFHPYNLIKDHRTGLEEGNVQKVMDGYIDEFIEAYLKTGNKGRE, from the exons ATGTTAAAAGATATGAACTATACCCAGAAACTGGAGAACCTGTCCCGGAGGATTTCAGATTTGAGG ATTACCTTTGACTGGGATAATCTCCTTAAATTAAGAGAAAAACTCAATAAAAAAATGTCAGACCCCGGGTTATGGGATGATAATAAGAAGGCCCGGGAAATTACCAGAAAATCCAAGGTGGTTAAAGACAGGATTAAATCCCTGAAAAAACTGGATGAGCTCAGGGAAGAAGCAGAGGTTATGATTGAACTGGCCGAAGAGGATGAAACCAACAGGGAGCTCTGGAGTGAAGTTGAGGATTATATTAACTCCCTGGAAGAAAAGATCGATAAGATGGAATTGAAATTCAGACTGAATGGGGAATATGATGATTGTAATGCTATATTGTCCATTCACCCCGGAGCCGGTGGGACTGAATCCCAGGACTGGGCAGATATGTTATTGCGGATGTATGTTCGCTGGGCAGAAAGCCATGGCTATAAGGTAGAAACCCTTGATTACCTGCCCGGTGATGAAGCCGGTATTAAGAGGGTAACCCTTCTGATTTCCGGTGAATATAGTTATGGTTATCTAAAAGGTGAAAAGGGTGTTCACCGACTGGTAAGGATTTCTCCCTTTGATTCTTCAGGGAGAAGGCATACATCCTTTGCTTCAGTTAATGTTATTCCTGAAATTGATGATGATATTGAGGTTGATATAGATACCGGTGATTTGAAAATAGAGACATACCGGGCCAGTGGGGCCGGTGGCCAGCATGTCAATAAGACAGATTCAGCTGTAAGGATTACCCATATACCGACCGGTATTGTAGTCCAGTGTCAGAATGAACGTTCCCAGCATAAAAACAAGAAAATGGCCATGATGATTTTAAAGGCCCGGCTACTGGAATTAAAGAAAGAGGCCCGGGCTGAGAAAATAGAAGAGCTGAGGGGAGAAAATAAAGAGATTGCCTGGGGTAACCAGATCCGGTCTTATGTTTTCCACCCCTACAATCTCATAAAGGATCACAGGACCGGTCTGGAGGAAGGTAATGTCCAGAAGGTGATGGATGGTTATATTGATGAGTTTATTGAGGCCTATCTGAAGACGGGTAATAAAGGCAGGGAATAA
- the secA gene encoding preprotein translocase subunit SecA, with translation MLKFIKNIFKDSNTRELEKLQHIVDEINSLEPYMKKLSDEQLRDKTREFKERIVKGETLDELLPEAFAVVREAAQRSTSEKFRHYDVQLMGGIVLHQGKIAEMKTGEGKTLAATLPVYLNALTGKGVHVVTVNDYLAKRDSEWMGQIYRFLGLSVGVILNGMTPRERKKAYQADVTYGSNNEFGFDYLRDNLAYNPDDVVQGELHYAILDEVDSILIDEARTPLIISGPAQETTKDYRKFNRIIPRLVKGRDYEVDEKNRTVHLTEEGLARVEKKLNISNLYDDQNFQLAHQLNQALKAHTLMKKDRDYIVKDGEVKIVDEFTGRIMEGRRFSEGLHQAIEAKEGVAVNKESQTFASITYQNFFRMYDKLAGMTGTAATEEEEFIKIYGMEVVQIPTNKPMIREDLPDVVFRTEEAKFKAVAEEVALKYKKGQPVLVGTVDIEKSEKLSRMLKRKGIPHQVLNAKNHEKEAEIIKKAGQKNSVTISTNMAGRGTDIVLGEGVKELGGLHVIGTERHESRRIDNQLRGRSGRQGDPGSSQFFVSLEDDLLRLFGSDNISMLMDRMGFDDDQPIEHKMITRSLERAQKKVEGRNFEIRKTILEYDNIMNKQREIIYEQRKKILFASDLKEYIMGMIEMLVDDIMDTYLSSEVHPDDWDIDGLIKYLSEFNLVNINEEDFKDKDREKIREELIKIATKTYEEKEAEIGKESMQKLIKNLALRIIDRNWMNHLDNMDELRQGIGLRAYGQRDPLTEYKFESYDMFNGMTGTIREEIIKNLFRIEVKEREINLDPIMLKRLKYRRNFLSNRANRPQKKAKRQPIVKPDKPGRNDPCPCGSGKKYKHCCGR, from the coding sequence TTGTTAAAATTTATAAAAAATATCTTTAAAGATTCAAATACCCGGGAACTGGAAAAATTACAGCACATTGTTGATGAGATTAACAGTCTTGAACCCTATATGAAGAAGCTTTCAGATGAGCAATTGAGGGATAAAACCAGAGAATTTAAGGAACGGATTGTAAAAGGTGAAACCCTTGATGAATTATTACCGGAAGCCTTTGCTGTAGTCCGGGAAGCGGCCCAGAGGTCTACTTCAGAAAAATTCAGACACTATGATGTCCAGCTTATGGGTGGTATTGTGTTACACCAGGGTAAAATTGCCGAAATGAAAACCGGTGAGGGGAAAACCCTGGCTGCCACTTTGCCGGTATATCTCAATGCCCTGACCGGTAAAGGTGTTCATGTGGTTACTGTTAATGACTATCTTGCTAAAAGGGATAGTGAATGGATGGGACAAATATACCGGTTTTTAGGCCTGTCTGTTGGTGTTATTTTAAACGGGATGACTCCCCGGGAAAGAAAAAAGGCCTACCAGGCAGATGTAACCTATGGTTCCAATAATGAATTTGGGTTTGACTATCTCCGTGATAACCTGGCCTATAATCCTGATGATGTCGTACAGGGGGAACTACATTATGCCATTCTTGATGAAGTTGATAGTATTCTAATAGATGAAGCCAGGACCCCCCTTATTATTTCAGGGCCGGCTCAGGAGACAACTAAAGATTACCGGAAGTTTAACCGGATTATCCCCAGGCTTGTAAAAGGTAGGGACTATGAGGTTGATGAGAAAAACAGGACCGTCCATTTAACAGAAGAGGGCCTGGCCCGGGTGGAAAAAAAGTTAAATATCTCAAACCTCTATGATGATCAAAACTTCCAGCTTGCCCATCAGCTAAATCAGGCCTTAAAGGCCCATACCCTGATGAAAAAAGACCGGGATTATATTGTTAAAGATGGAGAAGTTAAAATTGTAGATGAATTTACCGGACGAATTATGGAAGGCAGGAGGTTTAGTGAAGGGCTCCACCAGGCCATAGAGGCTAAAGAGGGTGTTGCCGTCAATAAGGAAAGCCAGACGTTTGCCAGTATAACCTATCAGAATTTTTTCAGAATGTATGATAAACTGGCCGGTATGACCGGTACGGCAGCCACTGAAGAAGAAGAGTTTATTAAAATCTATGGCATGGAAGTTGTCCAGATACCTACCAATAAACCAATGATCAGGGAGGACCTTCCTGATGTTGTATTCAGGACCGAGGAGGCCAAGTTTAAAGCTGTTGCTGAAGAAGTAGCCCTTAAATATAAAAAAGGACAACCGGTCCTGGTCGGTACTGTTGATATCGAAAAATCGGAAAAGTTAAGTAGAATGCTGAAGAGAAAAGGTATTCCCCACCAGGTCCTGAATGCCAAGAACCATGAAAAGGAAGCAGAAATTATTAAAAAGGCCGGTCAAAAGAATAGTGTTACCATTTCTACAAATATGGCCGGGCGTGGTACGGATATTGTGCTCGGTGAAGGTGTAAAAGAATTGGGAGGACTCCATGTCATCGGAACCGAAAGACATGAAAGCCGCCGTATCGATAACCAGTTGCGGGGGCGTTCCGGAAGGCAGGGAGATCCCGGTTCATCCCAGTTTTTCGTATCACTGGAGGATGACCTCCTGAGATTGTTTGGCTCTGATAATATAAGTATGTTAATGGACCGGATGGGATTTGATGATGACCAGCCCATTGAGCATAAAATGATAACAAGATCCCTGGAAAGGGCCCAGAAAAAGGTCGAAGGAAGAAATTTCGAAATACGTAAGACCATCCTTGAATATGATAATATTATGAATAAACAGCGGGAAATAATCTATGAGCAGAGGAAGAAAATCCTCTTTGCATCTGACCTCAAGGAGTATATAATGGGTATGATAGAAATGCTGGTTGATGATATTATGGATACCTATCTTTCCAGTGAGGTCCATCCCGATGACTGGGATATAGACGGTCTGATTAAATACCTGTCTGAATTTAATCTGGTCAATATTAATGAAGAGGACTTCAAGGATAAGGATCGGGAAAAAATAAGAGAAGAATTAATTAAAATTGCCACAAAAACCTATGAAGAAAAAGAAGCTGAGATAGGTAAGGAGTCCATGCAAAAGCTGATCAAGAACCTGGCCCTCAGAATCATTGACCGGAACTGGATGAATCACCTGGATAATATGGATGAATTGAGACAGGGTATTGGTTTAAGGGCATATGGCCAGCGGGACCCGTTAACAGAATATAAATTTGAATCCTATGATATGTTTAATGGTATGACGGGAACTATCAGGGAAGAGATAATTAAAAACTTATTCCGGATTGAAGTAAAGGAACGGGAAATAAATTTAGATCCCATTATGTTAAAGAGGTTGAAATACCGCCGTAACTTTTTATCAAACCGGGCAAACAGGCCCCAAAAGAAGGCTAAAAGACAGCCCATTGTAAAACCTGATAAACCTGGGAGAAATGATCCCTGCCCCTGTGGTAGTGGCAAAAAGTATAAACACTGTTGTGGGAGGTAA
- a CDS encoding glutamate synthase-related protein, with amino-acid sequence MLNWRKRNDALGTVNRGDPAESGLCTLCRADCKGKCETWLSSLVGRKLLYPRDFGEITSGSGNISPVGVGYHSLRIQGYTHGADGLNEGLTDDADDCIFPNANVETEFGNEIETRCKVPIMTGALGSTFIAAKYWDSFAIGAALAGFPIVIGENVVGVDKEAVIENGKVVKAPELDRRIETYQKYYNGYGAIFVQLNVEDTRNGVAEYVIDKYGDDVIIELKWGQGAKDIGGEIQVKSLEYAKFLADRGYVVDPDPTVEKNQQAFKNGSIKSFARHSRLGGTRAKNVDQLKEEFFNSVEFLRNLGFKRISLKTGAYGMKGLAMALKFASEAKLDLLTIDGAGGGTGMSPWNMMEHWGVPSLLLHAKAVEYADILSENGYEVPDMAFAGGLAREDHIFKAVAMGSPYVKLVCMGRAPMIPGFLGSNIEGVFYPDRKEKLNGHWDELPRTVKELGETPESIFAGWYDVEEMVGKDEMKNIPFGAVALYTFVDKLKAGLQQFMAGARKFNLKEIKRSDLMSANRETERETGIPFVTEALDEEAREILK; translated from the coding sequence ATGTTAAACTGGAGAAAAAGAAATGATGCACTGGGAACAGTAAACAGGGGTGATCCGGCTGAGTCAGGTCTATGTACTCTGTGCCGGGCAGACTGCAAGGGAAAGTGTGAAACCTGGTTATCATCCCTTGTTGGCCGTAAATTATTATACCCCAGGGATTTTGGTGAGATTACATCAGGGAGTGGTAATATATCACCGGTCGGTGTTGGTTACCATTCCTTAAGAATTCAGGGATATACCCATGGGGCAGATGGTTTAAATGAAGGATTAACAGATGATGCCGATGATTGTATTTTTCCTAATGCAAATGTGGAAACAGAATTCGGGAATGAAATAGAAACCAGATGTAAGGTTCCCATAATGACTGGAGCCCTGGGTTCAACCTTTATTGCTGCTAAGTACTGGGACTCTTTTGCCATCGGAGCTGCCCTGGCTGGATTCCCCATTGTAATCGGTGAAAATGTAGTCGGGGTTGATAAAGAGGCAGTTATCGAAAATGGTAAAGTAGTTAAGGCTCCGGAACTGGATCGGCGTATTGAAACCTACCAGAAATATTATAATGGTTATGGTGCTATTTTTGTTCAGTTAAATGTTGAAGACACCAGAAACGGTGTTGCTGAGTATGTTATTGATAAATATGGTGATGATGTCATTATTGAATTGAAATGGGGCCAGGGGGCAAAAGATATTGGTGGAGAAATTCAGGTGAAGAGCCTGGAATATGCTAAATTCCTGGCAGATAGAGGGTATGTTGTAGACCCTGATCCTACTGTCGAGAAAAACCAACAGGCCTTTAAAAATGGCTCTATTAAGAGTTTTGCCCGACATAGTCGCCTCGGGGGAACCAGGGCGAAAAATGTTGATCAGTTAAAGGAAGAGTTTTTTAACTCTGTAGAATTTTTAAGAAACCTGGGATTCAAACGGATTTCCTTAAAGACCGGGGCTTATGGTATGAAGGGACTTGCTATGGCCCTGAAATTCGCTTCAGAGGCTAAGCTTGATCTGTTAACAATAGATGGGGCCGGTGGTGGTACCGGCATGAGCCCCTGGAATATGATGGAACACTGGGGAGTACCGTCATTGTTACTTCATGCAAAAGCAGTTGAATATGCTGATATTTTATCAGAAAATGGTTATGAGGTTCCGGATATGGCCTTTGCCGGTGGCCTGGCCCGGGAGGATCATATCTTTAAGGCAGTAGCCATGGGTTCCCCTTATGTGAAACTGGTCTGTATGGGAAGGGCTCCGATGATACCTGGCTTCCTCGGTTCAAATATTGAAGGTGTCTTTTATCCGGACCGGAAGGAGAAATTAAACGGACACTGGGATGAGTTGCCCAGGACTGTAAAAGAACTGGGAGAAACACCGGAGAGTATTTTTGCCGGCTGGTATGATGTTGAGGAAATGGTCGGCAAGGACGAAATGAAAAATATCCCCTTTGGGGCAGTTGCCCTTTATACCTTTGTTGATAAATTAAAGGCAGGTTTACAGCAATTTATGGCAGGTGCCCGTAAATTTAACCTTAAAGAAATAAAAAGGTCTGATTTGATGTCAGCTAACCGTGAAACCGAGCGGGAAACAGGAATTCCTTTTGTCACTGAAGCCCTTGATGAAGAAGCCAGGGAAATATTGAAATAA